A single region of the Duganella sp. BuS-21 genome encodes:
- a CDS encoding DUF3141 domain-containing protein gives MSDDKSNPWLNWPGNPFNLAQQASDYWIDAAQRSILFMDVLRERGDERNHRAEQTAPHVLSFKFEVVMDGRHLERPVNYGLLHILQPDGVAPDPSKRPFIVFDPRAGHGPGIGGMKHDSEIGVVLKAGHPCYFVGFLPHPCPGQTIEDVCRAEAQFIAKVAALHPQADGKPALIGNCQAGWQIMMTSALNPDLVGPLVLAGAPLSYWAGVRGKNPLRYLGGVLGGTWMTALAGDLGNGIFDGAQLVENFEKMNPSNTLWSKNYNVYSKIDTEAQRFLEFEKWWGNPVLLNAGEMQYIADSLFVGNRLSDAALMDSNGHRIDLRNIKSPIVVFCSWGDDITPPQQALGWVLDLYEDDAALVAGGQTIIYSMHQSIGHLGIFVSASVANKEHEEFTAAMDMIDIMPPGLYEAVFLDKDEEMLQAEIAAGDLAAGDYVMRFERRNLESLRALGGNDVEDERRFATVARLSEINKGLYQTFASPLVKSLVTEASAERQRESHPLRLRYTAFSSKNPLLNSIPALAEKVRAERRPVAKDNVFLQMQEAWSKQIVDALDRYRDARDQATENIFLGVYGSPLLQALVGLSTDGGKPRRIGRDIAREAAGSATRAALALRTKEGGVTEGIIRALLYIFRSPEMSAADERAFAAMRQLRLRTSDDKEMSVTLLKTILREQYLMLQVDEEAALADLPLLLPEAPEARATALGIVRQVAGATGTLAGDAATRLERIATMFGPQAPTLAVVRKKKRSSSAA, from the coding sequence GTGAGCGACGACAAGAGCAACCCCTGGCTGAACTGGCCCGGTAATCCCTTCAACCTGGCCCAGCAAGCAAGCGATTACTGGATCGATGCGGCCCAGCGATCCATCCTGTTTATGGACGTGCTGCGCGAGCGCGGCGACGAGCGCAACCATCGCGCCGAACAGACCGCCCCCCACGTGCTGAGTTTTAAATTCGAGGTCGTGATGGACGGCCGCCATCTTGAGCGGCCGGTCAACTACGGCCTGCTGCACATCCTGCAGCCCGACGGTGTAGCGCCCGATCCCTCCAAGCGTCCCTTCATCGTGTTCGATCCGCGCGCCGGCCACGGCCCCGGCATCGGCGGCATGAAGCACGACAGCGAAATCGGCGTGGTGCTGAAGGCCGGCCATCCGTGCTACTTCGTCGGCTTCCTGCCACATCCCTGTCCCGGCCAGACCATTGAAGACGTGTGCCGCGCCGAAGCGCAGTTCATCGCCAAGGTGGCCGCGCTGCATCCCCAGGCCGACGGCAAGCCGGCCCTGATCGGCAACTGCCAGGCCGGCTGGCAGATCATGATGACCAGCGCCCTCAATCCCGACCTGGTCGGCCCGCTGGTGCTGGCCGGTGCGCCGCTGTCCTACTGGGCCGGTGTGCGCGGCAAGAACCCCTTGCGCTACCTGGGCGGCGTGCTTGGCGGCACCTGGATGACGGCGCTCGCGGGCGACCTCGGCAACGGCATCTTCGACGGCGCGCAGCTGGTGGAAAATTTCGAGAAGATGAATCCGTCCAACACGCTGTGGAGCAAGAACTACAACGTCTACTCCAAGATCGACACCGAGGCGCAGCGCTTCCTGGAGTTTGAAAAATGGTGGGGCAACCCGGTGCTGCTGAACGCCGGCGAAATGCAGTACATCGCCGATTCGCTATTCGTCGGTAACCGCTTGAGCGACGCCGCGCTGATGGACAGCAACGGCCACCGCATCGACCTGCGCAACATCAAGTCGCCGATCGTGGTGTTCTGTTCGTGGGGCGACGACATCACGCCGCCGCAGCAGGCGCTGGGCTGGGTGCTCGACCTGTACGAGGACGATGCGGCGCTGGTGGCCGGCGGCCAGACCATCATCTACTCCATGCACCAGAGCATAGGCCACCTGGGCATCTTCGTCTCGGCGTCGGTGGCGAACAAGGAACACGAGGAATTCACGGCGGCGATGGACATGATCGACATCATGCCGCCGGGCTTGTACGAAGCGGTGTTCCTCGACAAGGACGAGGAAATGCTGCAGGCGGAAATCGCCGCCGGCGACCTGGCCGCAGGCGACTATGTGATGCGCTTCGAGCGCCGCAATCTGGAGTCGTTGCGTGCGCTGGGCGGCAACGACGTCGAGGATGAACGCCGCTTTGCCACCGTGGCGCGGCTGTCGGAAATCAACAAGGGCTTGTATCAGACCTTTGCCAGCCCGCTGGTGAAAAGCCTGGTGACCGAAGCGAGCGCCGAGCGCCAGCGCGAATCGCATCCACTGCGCCTGCGCTACACCGCGTTCTCCAGCAAGAACCCGCTGCTCAACAGCATTCCGGCGTTGGCCGAGAAGGTGCGTGCCGAGCGCCGGCCGGTGGCCAAGGACAATGTGTTCCTGCAAATGCAGGAGGCGTGGTCCAAGCAGATCGTCGACGCGCTGGACCGCTATCGCGATGCGCGCGACCAGGCCACCGAGAACATCTTCCTGGGCGTGTATGGCTCGCCGCTGCTGCAGGCGCTGGTGGGCCTGAGCACCGATGGCGGCAAGCCGCGCCGCATCGGCCGCGACATCGCGCGCGAGGCGGCCGGCAGCGCCACCCGCGCCGCGCTGGCGCTGCGCACCAAGGAGGGCGGCGTGACCGAGGGCATTATCCGCGCCTTGCTGTACATCTTCCGCAGCCCGGAAATGAGCGCGGCGGACGAGCGCGCCTTTGCCGCCATGCGCCAGCTGCGCTTGCGCACCTCCGACGACAAGGAGATGAGCGTCACGCTGCTGAAGACCATCCTGCGCGAGCAGTACCTGATGCTGCAGGTGGACGAGGAAGCGGCGCTGGCCGATCTGCCGCTGCTGCTGCCGGAGGCGCCGGAGGCGCGCGCGACGGCGCTGGGCATCGTGCGTCAGGTGGCGGGCGCCACCGGCACGCTGGCCGGCGACGCCGCCACGCGCCTGGAGCGCATCGCCACCATGTTCGGCCCGCAGGCGCCGACGCTGGCGGTGGTGCGCAAGAAGAAGCGGAGCTCTTCGGCAGCCTAG
- a CDS encoding GNAT family N-acetyltransferase, translating into MPIAFETPDQPEVHALITELDEYLLGLYPPESVYALDVQALLQPNIQFAVARDAAGAAIGCAAMVLCGEYGEIKRMYVRPAARGAGTARQLMALLEQTGRGAGCPQLMLETGPDMHEALALYARQGFERCGPYGDYPDHPLSVFMRKPLKAPD; encoded by the coding sequence ATGCCTATCGCCTTTGAAACGCCCGACCAGCCCGAAGTCCACGCGCTGATCACCGAGCTGGATGAGTACCTGCTCGGCCTGTATCCGCCGGAATCGGTGTACGCGCTTGATGTGCAGGCGCTGCTGCAGCCGAATATCCAGTTCGCCGTGGCGCGCGATGCGGCCGGCGCGGCGATCGGCTGCGCCGCCATGGTGCTGTGCGGCGAGTATGGCGAGATCAAGCGCATGTATGTGCGTCCCGCCGCGCGCGGCGCTGGCACCGCGCGGCAGCTGATGGCGCTGCTGGAACAAACCGGACGCGGCGCCGGCTGCCCGCAGCTGATGCTGGAAACCGGCCCCGACATGCACGAGGCGCTAGCGCTGTACGCCCGCCAAGGCTTCGAGCGCTGCGGCCCCTACGGCGACTACCCGGACCATCCGCTCAGCGTGTTCATGCGCAAGCCGCTGAAGGCGCCCGACTAG
- a CDS encoding XRE family transcriptional regulator: MDINQLIASRVLNLRNARGLSLAALAERSGVSRSNISLIERGESSATATVLDKLAGALGVTMASLFAAQDAAPSPLSPRAEQAVWTDPASGYTRRQLSPGVRSPMQLVEVEFPPGRRVAYDQSPHGADIHQQVWLLAGEIVVTAGDQQWHLQAGDCVAFREGQPIAYENPGTTPARYLVGLVTLPFAP, from the coding sequence ATGGACATCAATCAACTTATTGCCAGCCGCGTGCTGAATTTGCGCAATGCGCGCGGGCTATCGCTGGCGGCGCTGGCCGAACGCAGCGGCGTCAGCCGCTCCAATATTTCCCTGATCGAACGCGGCGAAAGCAGCGCCACCGCCACCGTGCTGGACAAGCTGGCCGGCGCGCTGGGCGTGACCATGGCCTCGCTGTTCGCGGCGCAGGACGCGGCGCCGTCTCCGCTCAGCCCGCGCGCCGAACAAGCCGTGTGGACCGATCCCGCTTCCGGCTACACGCGGCGCCAGTTGTCGCCCGGCGTGCGCTCGCCGATGCAGCTGGTGGAAGTGGAATTTCCGCCCGGCCGGCGGGTCGCCTACGACCAATCGCCGCACGGCGCCGACATTCACCAGCAGGTGTGGCTGCTGGCAGGCGAGATCGTGGTCACTGCGGGAGACCAGCAATGGCATCTGCAAGCAGGCGACTGCGTCGCCTTCCGCGAAGGCCAGCCCATCGCCTACGAAAACCCCGGCACCACCCCGGCCCGCTACCTGGTCGGCCTGGTGACCCTGCCATTCGCGCCCTAA
- a CDS encoding GntR family transcriptional regulator, translating into MYQQIMEQIKQRIAVGDWPPQTPLPSVRELASEIKVSIITIKRAYLELGREGVIITQQGKGSWVSDALDMKLLQRQELMQHLEQAGKLAHSLSLSEEKILQMLKPYME; encoded by the coding sequence ATGTATCAGCAGATCATGGAGCAGATCAAGCAGCGCATCGCTGTGGGGGATTGGCCGCCTCAAACGCCGTTGCCATCGGTACGGGAGCTGGCCAGCGAGATCAAGGTGAGCATCATCACGATCAAGCGCGCCTACCTGGAGCTGGGCCGTGAGGGCGTCATCATCACCCAGCAGGGCAAAGGCAGCTGGGTCAGCGATGCGCTCGACATGAAGCTGCTTCAGCGGCAGGAGTTGATGCAGCATCTGGAGCAGGCGGGCAAGCTGGCGCACTCTCTGTCCCTGTCGGAGGAGAAGATACTGCAGATGCTCAAGCCGTACATGGAATAG
- a CDS encoding ABC transporter ATP-binding protein has translation MDLPLAVECTGISKRYPHFALEAADLLVEQGTVMGLVGPNGAGKSTMLRMVMGLLAPDAGTVKVLGYAMPEQQVAAKRNIGFIAEDMRLYDSETIGFHMAFIKSIFASWDADYARLLLRRFDLNERQKVKGLSHGQRVKATLLLALARRPSLLVFDEPTTGLDPAVRKEVLDEMMSALADETRSILFSSHNTADVEQISDYITFIYGGRIVESRNKEDFIDGWRRLRLTRQPDQPLPELVNIMDVQQSGRLCAVTVNDYDDAVAARFAGAGLAVGAVERLTLEEIFLAHVKCAKADTLMALTS, from the coding sequence ATGGATTTGCCATTGGCAGTAGAGTGCACGGGAATCAGCAAGCGCTATCCGCATTTCGCGCTGGAGGCGGCCGACCTGCTTGTTGAGCAGGGTACCGTGATGGGCCTGGTCGGCCCCAACGGCGCCGGCAAGTCGACCATGCTGCGCATGGTGATGGGGCTGCTGGCGCCGGATGCCGGTACCGTCAAGGTGCTGGGCTACGCCATGCCGGAACAGCAGGTGGCCGCCAAGCGCAACATCGGCTTCATCGCCGAGGACATGCGGCTGTACGACAGCGAGACCATCGGCTTTCACATGGCCTTCATCAAGTCCATCTTCGCCAGCTGGGACGCGGACTATGCCAGGCTGCTGCTGCGCCGCTTTGACTTGAATGAACGCCAGAAGGTCAAAGGCCTGTCGCACGGCCAGCGCGTCAAGGCCACGCTGCTGCTGGCGCTCGCGCGCCGGCCGTCCCTGCTGGTGTTCGACGAACCGACCACCGGCCTCGATCCCGCCGTGCGCAAGGAAGTGCTCGATGAAATGATGTCGGCCCTGGCGGACGAGACGCGCTCGATCCTGTTTTCGTCGCACAACACGGCGGACGTCGAACAGATTTCCGATTACATCACCTTCATCTATGGCGGCCGCATCGTCGAAAGCCGCAACAAGGAAGACTTCATCGATGGCTGGCGCAGGCTGCGCCTGACCCGGCAACCGGACCAGCCCTTGCCGGAACTGGTCAACATCATGGATGTTCAGCAGAGCGGCCGGCTGTGCGCCGTCACCGTCAATGATTACGACGATGCCGTCGCCGCGCGCTTTGCCGGCGCCGGCCTGGCCGTCGGCGCGGTGGAACGGTTGACGCTGGAAGAAATCTTCCTCGCCCACGTCAAGTGCGCCAAAGCCGACACCTTGATGGCGCTGACGTCATGA
- a CDS encoding ABC-2 transporter permease has protein sequence MSTSIIPQLVRKDLRLARGAILTFGLVSLAAMLLVPLLHGHIPDWALINLGFILLVGPAATCGIVLAMKTNVFEREKSTQAFIMSLPVTMREYTHAKLLVNLPVFVVFWLAVSAVAFYLAFGLGLFPPGAAPFITMVFLGVLVAYCCILSASLVFQSLGATVLAILLFELATSAYLWTVAYSEPIARHVYGATATWNATALSIVAVQVVVAVAVIAATVHIQGAKRDCI, from the coding sequence ATGAGTACCTCGATCATCCCGCAACTGGTGCGCAAGGATCTGCGCCTGGCGCGCGGCGCCATCCTGACCTTCGGCCTGGTGAGCCTGGCTGCTATGCTGCTCGTGCCGCTGCTGCACGGACACATACCGGACTGGGCGCTGATCAACCTCGGCTTCATCCTGCTGGTCGGCCCCGCCGCCACCTGCGGCATCGTGCTGGCGATGAAGACCAATGTCTTTGAGCGGGAAAAGTCGACCCAGGCCTTCATCATGAGCCTGCCGGTGACGATGCGCGAATACACGCACGCCAAGCTGCTGGTCAACCTGCCGGTGTTTGTCGTGTTCTGGCTGGCGGTCAGCGCGGTGGCGTTCTACCTGGCTTTCGGCCTCGGGCTGTTTCCACCCGGCGCGGCGCCGTTCATCACCATGGTCTTCCTCGGCGTGTTGGTGGCCTACTGCTGCATCCTGAGCGCCAGCCTGGTGTTCCAGTCGCTGGGGGCGACGGTGCTGGCTATCCTGTTATTCGAGCTGGCCACGTCGGCCTATTTGTGGACCGTCGCCTACAGCGAGCCGATCGCACGCCATGTCTACGGCGCGACGGCAACCTGGAATGCAACGGCGCTGTCCATCGTGGCGGTGCAGGTGGTGGTGGCGGTTGCCGTCATCGCGGCAACGGTGCATATTCAAGGGGCAAAGCGGGACTGCATCTGA
- the dusA gene encoding tRNA dihydrouridine(20/20a) synthase DusA, with product MTIITLPTADQAPVVPSRRLSVAPMMDWSDRHCRMFHRHISKHTWLYTEMVTTGALVYGDVERHLRFNEEEHPVALQLGGSDPADLATSAKLGEKWGYDEINLNCGCPSERVQKGAFGACLMAEPQLVADCVKAMRDAVSIDVTVKHRIGIDDVQSYDFVRDFVGKVADAGCTTFIVHARNAILKGLSPKENREIPPLKYAYAYQLKRDFPDFEIIINGGIKTEADIDEHLQHLDGVMLGREAYHNPFVMANFDQRYYGDHSAPKTREQVLEAMIPYIQAQLAQYGPLGLKLNSITRHMLGIMTGLPGARAFRQTLSDSKKLALGDANLLLEAAARLRIAA from the coding sequence ATGACCATCATCACCTTGCCGACCGCCGACCAAGCACCTGTAGTGCCTAGCCGCCGCCTGTCCGTGGCGCCGATGATGGACTGGTCGGACCGCCACTGCCGCATGTTCCATCGCCATATCAGCAAGCACACCTGGCTGTACACGGAGATGGTGACCACCGGCGCGTTGGTCTATGGCGACGTCGAACGCCACCTGCGCTTCAACGAGGAAGAGCATCCGGTCGCCCTGCAGCTGGGCGGCAGCGACCCGGCCGACTTGGCCACCAGCGCCAAGCTGGGCGAGAAGTGGGGCTACGACGAGATCAACCTGAACTGCGGCTGCCCGTCCGAGCGCGTGCAGAAGGGCGCTTTCGGCGCCTGCCTGATGGCCGAGCCGCAACTGGTGGCCGATTGCGTGAAGGCCATGCGCGACGCCGTCTCGATCGACGTCACCGTCAAGCACCGCATCGGCATCGACGATGTGCAAAGCTACGATTTCGTGCGCGACTTCGTGGGCAAGGTGGCGGACGCCGGCTGCACTACGTTCATCGTGCACGCGCGCAACGCCATCCTCAAGGGCCTGTCGCCCAAGGAAAACCGCGAAATCCCGCCGCTGAAGTATGCATACGCCTACCAGCTCAAGCGCGATTTCCCTGACTTCGAAATCATTATCAACGGCGGCATCAAGACCGAAGCCGACATCGACGAGCATTTGCAGCATCTCGACGGCGTGATGCTGGGCCGCGAGGCATACCACAATCCGTTCGTGATGGCCAACTTCGACCAGCGCTACTACGGCGACCACAGCGCGCCGAAGACCCGCGAACAGGTGCTTGAAGCCATGATTCCCTACATCCAGGCGCAGCTGGCCCAGTACGGCCCGCTCGGCCTGAAGCTCAATTCCATCACCCGCCACATGCTCGGCATCATGACCGGCCTGCCCGGCGCCCGTGCCTTCCGTCAGACTTTGTCCGACTCCAAAAAGCTCGCCCTCGGCGACGCCAATTTGCTCCTTGAAGCCGCAGCCCGCCTGCGTATTGCTGCTTAG
- a CDS encoding methyl-accepting chemotaxis protein, translating to MNLAKMKVGTRLGLGFALVLLFLVAVTAVGIVRMAQIQDRLDHVISVNNVVSRLVVDMRNNVSERINSLKVLTMIADPADMETDMNRIKELAGKYAEAQGKLSAQFALEATPEEKALLATVKESEAIAMPAIAKASELWLAAKPEEATRVLVKEIRPAQKKWMAALDQLGALEDQMNAQMQVDAAAGFSSARNFMIIMGLLAVVISVAAALVITRGLLKQLGGEPDYTASIAGSIANGDLSISINTSGAAPDSLVSEMREMRNSLRDIVSQVRTGTETIGTASREIAAGNVDLSSRTEMQASSLEKTASAMDQLTSTVKQNADNAREANQLASAASDVAVKGGQVVSQVVDTMSSIDASAKKIVDIIGVIDGIAFQTNILALNAAVEAARAGEQGRGFAVVASEVRNLAQRSAGAAKEIKMLIDDSVEKVGAGTKLVGQAGVTMEEVVSSVRRVTDIMSEIANASQEQSAGIAQVNQSIIEMDSMTQQNAALVEEAAAAAQSLQDQAGELSRVVSIFKLVEGEERAVVAAPAFATKAAVVKPIAAARAPVKKLAAQPAAAPAAKPKKVAAASTAGSDEWEEF from the coding sequence ATGAATTTAGCAAAAATGAAAGTCGGTACGCGCCTCGGCCTTGGATTCGCCCTGGTGTTGCTGTTCCTGGTGGCAGTGACTGCCGTGGGTATCGTGCGCATGGCGCAGATCCAGGACCGCCTGGATCACGTGATTAGTGTCAACAACGTCGTGTCGCGTCTGGTAGTCGACATGCGCAACAACGTGAGCGAGCGTATCAATTCGCTGAAAGTCCTGACCATGATCGCCGACCCGGCCGACATGGAAACCGACATGAACCGCATCAAGGAACTGGCCGGCAAGTACGCCGAAGCCCAGGGCAAGCTGAGCGCACAGTTCGCGCTGGAAGCCACGCCTGAAGAAAAAGCCCTGCTGGCGACCGTCAAGGAAAGCGAAGCGATCGCCATGCCGGCCATCGCCAAGGCGTCGGAATTGTGGCTGGCGGCCAAGCCTGAAGAGGCGACCCGCGTGCTGGTCAAGGAAATCCGTCCAGCCCAGAAAAAATGGATGGCCGCCCTGGATCAACTGGGCGCGCTGGAAGATCAGATGAACGCGCAGATGCAGGTTGACGCCGCTGCCGGCTTCTCCAGCGCCCGCAACTTCATGATCATCATGGGCCTGCTGGCCGTGGTGATTTCGGTGGCTGCCGCACTGGTGATCACCCGTGGCCTGCTCAAGCAGCTGGGCGGCGAGCCGGATTACACCGCTTCGATTGCCGGTTCGATCGCCAATGGCGACCTGTCGATCTCGATCAACACCAGCGGCGCCGCACCGGACAGCCTGGTGTCGGAAATGCGTGAAATGCGCAATAGCTTGCGCGATATCGTGAGTCAGGTGCGCACCGGTACCGAAACCATCGGCACCGCCTCGCGTGAAATCGCCGCCGGTAACGTCGATCTGTCCTCGCGTACTGAAATGCAGGCATCGTCGCTGGAAAAAACCGCGTCGGCCATGGATCAGCTGACCTCGACCGTTAAGCAGAACGCCGACAATGCCCGTGAAGCCAACCAGCTGGCATCGGCCGCATCGGACGTCGCCGTCAAGGGCGGCCAGGTGGTGTCGCAAGTGGTTGACACCATGAGCTCGATCGACGCATCGGCCAAGAAGATTGTGGACATCATCGGCGTGATCGATGGCATCGCCTTCCAGACCAACATCCTGGCGCTGAACGCCGCTGTTGAAGCGGCCCGTGCCGGCGAACAAGGCCGCGGCTTTGCGGTGGTGGCGTCGGAAGTGCGCAACCTGGCCCAGCGTTCGGCCGGTGCGGCTAAAGAAATCAAGATGCTGATCGACGACTCGGTGGAAAAAGTCGGCGCCGGCACCAAGCTGGTCGGCCAGGCCGGCGTGACCATGGAAGAAGTGGTGTCCTCGGTCCGTCGCGTCACCGACATCATGAGCGAAATTGCCAACGCCAGCCAGGAACAGAGCGCTGGTATTGCCCAGGTCAACCAGTCCATCATCGAGATGGACAGCATGACCCAACAGAATGCCGCGCTGGTGGAAGAAGCCGCCGCCGCAGCACAAAGCTTGCAGGATCAGGCTGGCGAGTTGTCTCGCGTGGTCAGCATCTTCAAGCTGGTGGAAGGTGAAGAGCGCGCAGTAGTTGCCGCGCCTGCATTCGCCACCAAAGCAGCCGTGGTCAAGCCGATCGCAGCCGCCCGCGCTCCAGTGAAGAAACTGGCTGCACAGCCAGCGGCCGCACCGGCAGCCAAACCGAAGAAAGTCGCCGCAGCCAGCACCGCCGGCAGCGACGAATGGGAAGAGTTCTAA
- a CDS encoding energy transducer TonB, which produces MNKSVFAAVLLSAATSAFAAEVPASLNDKNCKAEYPKASLMNEEQGDVTMAFLVGADGNVVESKVEKSSGFKNLDKAALKALSACKFKPGTKDGSVAQTWTKVDYSWKL; this is translated from the coding sequence ATGAACAAGTCTGTATTCGCCGCCGTCCTCCTGTCCGCCGCCACCTCGGCCTTCGCCGCTGAAGTGCCAGCCTCGCTGAACGACAAAAACTGCAAAGCAGAGTATCCAAAAGCCTCGCTGATGAACGAAGAGCAAGGCGATGTCACCATGGCCTTCCTGGTCGGCGCCGACGGCAACGTGGTCGAGTCGAAAGTCGAGAAGTCGAGCGGCTTCAAAAACCTGGACAAGGCAGCCCTGAAAGCCCTGAGCGCCTGCAAGTTCAAACCGGGCACCAAGGACGGTTCCGTGGCCCAGACCTGGACCAAGGTCGACTATAGCTGGAAGCTGTAA
- a CDS encoding energy transducer TonB, with translation MSTNKRWLSVFAAVLVSSAPAVFAAEVPASFDAKNCKAEYPKASLMNEEQGTVSMSFLVKPDGSVADSKVDKSSGFKNLDKAAVKALSACKFKPGTKDGAPAETWTKVDYAWKLD, from the coding sequence ATGTCTACAAATAAGCGTTGGTTGAGTGTGTTCGCAGCAGTGCTCGTGTCGAGCGCCCCGGCAGTTTTTGCAGCCGAAGTACCAGCTAGTTTCGATGCGAAAAATTGCAAGGCTGAATACCCGAAAGCCTCCCTGATGAATGAAGAGCAGGGTACGGTCTCGATGTCCTTCCTGGTCAAGCCGGATGGCAGCGTGGCCGATTCCAAAGTGGATAAGAGCAGCGGCTTCAAGAATCTGGACAAGGCGGCCGTCAAAGCCCTGAGCGCTTGCAAGTTCAAGCCGGGCACCAAGGACGGCGCACCTGCCGAAACCTGGACCAAGGTCGACTATGCCTGGAAGCTGGACTGA
- the istA gene encoding IS21 family transposase has product MKPNEVCVEIQLLSKHGLSLRRIAAEVGCAVNTVRRHLALKAVPKYERKVKRPSKLAPYEAYLRERQTAAQPNWIPASVLHLEIAERGYQGGLSQLRAFMRSLRPTLPVEPVVRFETEMGEQLQVDWVEFRKGSAPLHAFCATMGYSRASYVEFVSDMKVATLIGCHERAFAAFGGVPRKVLYDNMKTVVIERDVYGEGVHRYHAGFLDFAKHSGFRIKLCQPYRAQTKGKVERFNGYLRRSFYVPLASRLGQSGLQLDVVTANVEVARWLREVANERVHGTTQQKPAERMAKEVPHLQALAVPWRGDIAAARPQAAAPEPPAPRPAIVIERIAEVAPAQHPLAVYEQLLMNVTQGVPA; this is encoded by the coding sequence TTGAAACCCAACGAGGTGTGTGTGGAAATTCAGTTATTGAGCAAGCATGGGTTGAGTCTGCGGCGGATCGCGGCCGAAGTGGGATGCGCGGTGAACACGGTGCGGCGGCACCTGGCGCTAAAGGCAGTACCGAAATACGAACGCAAGGTAAAACGGCCGAGCAAGCTGGCGCCATATGAGGCCTATCTGCGGGAGCGGCAGACGGCGGCGCAGCCGAACTGGATACCTGCGAGCGTGTTGCACCTTGAGATCGCCGAGCGTGGTTACCAGGGCGGGCTGAGCCAGTTGCGCGCGTTCATGCGCTCGCTGCGGCCGACGTTGCCGGTCGAGCCGGTAGTGCGCTTCGAAACCGAGATGGGTGAGCAGTTGCAGGTCGACTGGGTCGAGTTCCGCAAAGGCAGCGCGCCGCTGCACGCGTTCTGCGCCACGATGGGCTACAGCCGCGCCAGCTATGTCGAGTTCGTCAGCGACATGAAGGTGGCCACGCTGATCGGCTGCCATGAACGCGCCTTCGCTGCATTCGGCGGCGTGCCGCGCAAGGTCCTGTACGACAACATGAAGACGGTCGTTATCGAGCGCGACGTATACGGCGAAGGCGTTCACCGTTACCACGCCGGCTTCCTCGACTTCGCCAAGCACAGCGGCTTCAGGATCAAACTGTGCCAGCCCTACCGGGCCCAGACCAAGGGCAAGGTTGAGCGCTTCAACGGCTATCTGCGCAGGTCGTTCTATGTGCCGCTGGCAAGTCGCCTGGGCCAGAGCGGATTGCAGCTCGACGTCGTCACTGCGAATGTTGAGGTAGCACGCTGGCTGCGCGAAGTCGCCAACGAACGGGTGCATGGCACGACGCAGCAGAAACCGGCCGAGCGAATGGCAAAAGAAGTCCCCCACCTACAGGCGCTGGCAGTGCCGTGGCGGGGTGATATCGCTGCCGCGCGGCCGCAGGCAGCGGCGCCGGAACCACCCGCGCCACGCCCGGCGATCGTGATTGAGCGTATCGCCGAAGTGGCGCCGGCGCAGCACCCGCTGGCGGTCTATGAACAGCTGCTGATGAACGTTACGCAGGGAGTACCGGCATGA
- the istB gene encoding IS21-like element helper ATPase IstB gives MNLQHERITELCEALKLSFVAQSYGAAAQQAAKDEMAYSDFLEALLREEMAGRTVRKQTMMTRLAGFPAIKTLEQFNYDFAKGVKRSQIEELAGLGFIERNENVVLVGPSGVGKTHLAMALGYKATQAGIKTRFMTASDLLLTLTTAHAQNSLKTVMHRTIKTYRLLIIDEIGYLPMNREQANLFFQVIAALYEKGSLIVTSNLPFGQWDATFAQDATLTAALLDRLLHHAHIVPIAGESYRLKHQRQAGTVKGISAGNAG, from the coding sequence ATGAATCTGCAACACGAACGCATCACTGAATTGTGCGAGGCGCTCAAGCTGTCCTTCGTGGCGCAAAGCTACGGTGCGGCAGCACAGCAGGCTGCCAAGGACGAGATGGCATACAGCGACTTCCTGGAGGCGTTGCTGCGCGAAGAAATGGCGGGACGAACGGTACGCAAGCAAACCATGATGACGCGCCTGGCCGGTTTCCCTGCGATCAAAACGCTGGAGCAGTTCAACTATGACTTCGCCAAGGGCGTCAAACGCAGCCAGATCGAGGAGCTGGCCGGACTGGGCTTCATTGAGCGTAACGAGAACGTGGTGCTGGTCGGGCCGAGTGGCGTGGGCAAGACCCACCTGGCGATGGCGTTGGGCTACAAGGCTACTCAGGCTGGCATCAAGACGCGCTTCATGACGGCATCTGACCTGCTGCTGACGCTGACGACGGCGCACGCGCAAAACAGTTTGAAGACGGTGATGCATCGAACCATCAAGACATACCGGCTGCTCATCATCGATGAAATTGGCTATCTGCCGATGAACCGTGAGCAGGCCAACCTGTTTTTCCAGGTGATCGCGGCGCTGTATGAAAAAGGTAGCCTGATCGTGACAAGCAACCTGCCGTTCGGCCAATGGGACGCCACGTTTGCGCAAGACGCGACGTTGACGGCAGCGCTGCTGGATCGGTTGCTGCACCACGCGCACATCGTGCCTATCGCCGGTGAAAGCTACCGGCTCAAGCACCAGCGACAGGCCGGTACCGTCAAGGGTATCAGCGCCGGCAACGCTGGCTGA